A window of the Oncorhynchus kisutch isolate 150728-3 linkage group LG12, Okis_V2, whole genome shotgun sequence genome harbors these coding sequences:
- the LOC109901265 gene encoding zinc finger protein 184-like: protein MADCMVFHSQIASVMEMLANAAVAEICKLVDDDYAVFRLEITQSQKENRALRRKLQLQELKVARERVLASRPSSVKLVNRYRGMARGEGNLTGGHRSFVKPVGHNTWRDDQPITVDEGNVISTQHVIVIESADTEAAGPGVKQEMSEGEEDPRHSTNIQTGAPHIVTKDPNTTPVQPRDISRTPKPILKSETETLTRLGRLGRPTPRSEFLLYGNPSQRTVLSHRDSGDALQTGNDPTCSYATEMIPGDVPVGLDTPTNPIRGDWNQYSSSVYSEGFLDKKGEGLVVDEVTVKEEGDAPLTWNEDETHLGGQSQGNTSDFLDYRESLEPNPNIAAHSPLHALRDRDSVSTSMAPSDSHGRILFDQVLNSNDKTRVQAREVGATSGGSKEKRFFCMFCNKGFNCPQKVEIHQRVHIGVKPFSCSQCQMRFSQAWNLKIHQRVHTGEKPYSCSQCHMRFAQTCNLKRHQRVHTGEKPYSCPQCEKRFSHQHQLKMHLKVHTGERAQYYPQTSSNES, encoded by the exons GTCAAATAGCCTCCGTTATGGAGatgctagcgaatgcagccgtggcagagatctgtaaacttgtagacgacgactatgcagtgtttcgtttggaaataactcaaagccagaaagaaaacagggcaTTGCGGAGGAAATTACAGCTACAAGAACTGAAGGTGGCACGGGAGCGCGTCCTCGCCAgtcgtcccagtagtgtcaagCTTGTCAaccgatacagaggaatggcaagag GTGAAGGAAatctcactggaggccacaggagctttgtgaagccagtgggacacaatacatggagagacgaccaaccaatcactgttgatgaggggaATGTAATCTCAACCCAGCACGTTATtgtgatagag TCTGCAGATACAGAGGCTGCAGGTCCTGGAGTCAAGCAGGAGAtgtctgaaggagaggaggatccACGACACAGCACCAACATCCAGACTGGAGCGCCCCATATAGTCACGAAGGACCCCAACACCACCCCAGTGCAGCCCAGGGACATCAGTAGAACGCCGAAACCCATCCTCAAGTCTGAGACAGAGACTTTAACGAGGCTGGGGAGACTGGGCCGTCCTACTCCCCGCTCAGAGTTTTTACTTTACGGTAACCCGAGCCAGAGGACAGTTCTGTCCCATCGGGACTCAGGTGATGCGTTACAGACTGGCAATGATCCGACCTGTTCATACGCTACAGAGATGATACCTGGTGACGTGCCTGTGGGCTTAGATACACCGACTAATCCAATAAGAGGGGACTGGAACCAGTACAGTAGTAGCGTATACTCTGAAGGGTTCCTAGATAAGAAAGGGGAGGGTCTGGTTGTAGATGAGGTGACTGTGAAAGAGGAGGGAGACGCTCCTCTGACATGGAATGAAGACGAGACTCACTTAGGAGGACAGTCTCAGGGCAACACTAGTGACTTCTTAGACTACAGGGAAAGCTTAGAGCCAAATCCAAATATCGCAGCCCACTCCCCTTTACACGCGCTCAGGGATCGCGACTCAGTGTCCACGTCGATGGCACCTTCCGATTCACACGGCCGCATCCTTTTcgatcaggtattgaactcaaacGACAAGACTAGAGTCCAGGCTCGGGAAGTGGGAGCAACATCTGGCGGTAGTAAAGAGAAACGGTTCttctgcatgttctgtaacaaaggtTTCAACTGCCCCCagaaggtggagatccaccagagggtccacataGGAGTGAAACCTTTCAGCTGTAGCCAGTGTCAAATGCGCTTCTCCCAGGCTTGGAACCTGaagatccaccagagggtccacacaggggagaaaccttacagctgtagccagtgtcacatgcgctttGCCCAGACTTgcaacctgaagaggcaccagagggtccacacaggggagaaaccctacagctgcccccagtgtgagaagaggttctcccatcagcaccagctgaagatgcacctgaaggtccacacgggagaGAGGGCCCAGTATTACCCCCAGACTAGCAGTAACGAGTCCTGA